The Thiorhodovibrio frisius genome segment TGCCGTCGCTGCTTGACAGAGCCGACATATCCATCAGCCCGCGCATCAGCGTGGCGCGCTCCTGAAGGGCCACGGTTTCGATCAGCGCCTGCTTGTCGCCGACGTCCAGTGGCAGGTGGGCGCAGAGCAGGTTGACCATGTCGTCATCGGCCATGCTGGCAATGTCGTCCCAGGGAATCTCCACCTGGCGGCGGGTGCAGAAGCTACGCAGGGAGCCAATAAACAACTCGCGATCAAAGAGTTTAGGCTGATCACTGTTGTAATCGCCGGCAAATTCCTCCCAACTCACCAGCACGCGGCGGCAGCCGGCCAGGGATTCCACTTCCTCGAGCACGCGAAAGCGGCAGAAGCCGGTCAGCACCAGCACGATGCGCCCATCATGGGTCTCGCTGTAAGAGGTGATACGCCCGGCGCAGCCGATGCGATGAATGGCGTCGCTGGTCTCGGCGTCACTCGCCGCAGGCTGCACCATGCCGATGATGTGCTGGTCGGCCAGCGCCTGGCGCACCATGTTCAGGTAGCGCGGCTCGAAGATGTTGAGCGGCAGTTGCACGCCGGGCAGCACCACGGCGCCGGGCAGCGGAAAGATGGGGACGATTTTTGGGAGCTGTTCGAAATCGGGCACAAATGGACTATGTTTCATGGGCAAATCCAGATCAGTCAGGTGAAATTGCGTCTCTTGCCTGATCAGATGGGGGCGAAAGTATCTGCCTGCGAGACGCGACAGCTATCGCAAGGACGCGGGATAGCTATGACGATGACCAAAGTTGTCGCCCAATTCCAACCAGGCCCAGCAGCACCGCGTAGCGTAGCCCTTTGCCGGTCGCGGTCAGCAGCAAAAAGACCGGAAAGCGCACCCGCATCAGCCCGGCGACAAAGGTCAGGGCATCGCCGCCCACCGGCGCCCAAGCAAGCAGCAGCGACCAAACCCCCCAGCGCTGAAACCAACGCTGGGCGGTTTTGAGTCCCGCCCCTTTGAAGGGAAACCACTGCCGGTCCTGAAACCGCAGCAGCCAGCGCCCGATCACCCAGTTGAGCGCAGCACCCAGGGTGTTGCCGGCGGTCGCCCAGGCCCAGAGTGCCCAGGGGTCATGGCCGGCGGCCTGGAGGCCGGCGAAGACGACCTCTGAGTAGGCCGGCAGCAGGGTGGCGGCCACAAAGGAAACGGCGAAAAGACCGAGATAGACATCCATGGGTGGTTCTGGTCCAGCTGCGGGCCGGCTGATCAGGTACTGCTCTGGCGCAGATCGGAGGCTGATCGGGCTCGCGTATCAGCTTGGGTCGTGGGCCGCAGCGATGAGACCCTGGAACAGCCGGCGTTGACGGGAAAGATACAGCAGAAACTCCGGGTGCCACTGCACGCCAAGCACATAGCGGGCGGTCGGGTCTTCCACTGCCTGCACGATGCCGTCAAGATCGCGCCCGGCGATGCGCAGGCCCTCACCGAGCCGGTCGATGCCTTGATTGTGCAAACTATTAATGCGGCAGCGATCGCAGCCAATACGCGCATGCAGTGCGCTATCTCGCTCGAGCAGCAGCGTCTTGAGCGGAAAAATGGTCCAGCGGTTGGAGGTGTGCTTGCGTCTGGAGCGCAGCTCTTGAAACAGGCTGCCGCCGCGACGGACGTTCAGCAGTTGGGCACCGCGACAGATGCCGAGCAGCGGGCGCCGGCGTTCGAGCATACGGTCGATGGCTGCGGCTTCGAAGCGGTCGCGCTCGGTGTCGATTTTTGGCGTGACTTCGGGCGCGGCGGCATAAAGCACCGGGTCGACATCATGACCGCCGGTGACCACCAGCCCGGCCAAGCGCTCGAGCTTCTCAGGCGCATCGCCCGGATAGAGCTGACGCGGATGTCCGCCCGCCAGCCAGATCCCGAGTGCCACCAGTCCGCGCGGCATCAAGGCGCCGTGGCGCGGGCCGGTAATGCCGATTAGAGGGCGCGGTTCGTGCTCAGCCATTGCTCCGCTACCTGCGCCCAGTCATCCTGCCCCGGGTTGAGCAGGCCACCGAGCGGTTGTTCCAGACGGTCGTGATAGGCCCGGCAAATGGCGTCGAGCCGCTTGGGCTCAGCGGCCAGGCGCTCGACCTCGACCCAGTCGTTCCAGGCATGGTGCAGGCTCCAGTCGGGCTGGTCGATTTCGCAGTTGGGCAGACGATAATGAAAGGTCGGGCGCGCCTGCACCCGGGTATCGGAGACCCGCTCTCTGACGCGGTCGTCATCGAGATGCGCGAACAGCGGTAGCATATCAAGCTCGCGGTTGCGCGTCGGGTTCGCGCTCAGATAATCCTCGATGAAGGCGGCCTGATCTGGCCAATAATCAGGCGCGATGACCTGGCGCACATAGTCTTTCGCGAAGGGCTCGGCGAAGAGCGTCAGGCGTCGTGTGATATCGATCTTGGCGCGCTTGCGCAGCCAGTCGGCCAAGCACAGAAAAGCCTTAAATGTGGCAAGCAAGGTGCGGGTGTCGAGCGCCGGCGGCTGCGGATTCAGATGCAGGCCGAAGGCATAGATGGGATTCTCGCCAGTGCCCTGAGCACCGGCCTCACGCAGCCGGACGATCAACGCCTGGAAGTCTTTCAGACGCTCAAACGGCAGCGGTGGGCTGACAATTTCTACCGGCACCACAGGCTCGGCCACCAGCTTGAGCATCTGCTCGACGCCGTCCTTGACCAGGCTCTCCAATGGGGCCTCCGCCGCTTCGCGGCCGCGCTCCCGGCGGCCAAGCTCCTTCAGCAACTCGAAGTCGAGCTCCACGCGCCAGTCGCCAGCAGAATCGCCGCGAATGGTTGCCTCATAGTCACCGCTAGCAGAAAGCTCGCCGCCGAGATGATCGATGAGCAAAATTGCAGTCTGCTCAAGCGTCAGGCCGCCGAGCTCAATCTCGACCCCAACCAAGCGCGGCTGGCCGTCGGTCGTGTGAGTCTGCGGTGGCATGGCGAGCCTTGGGGTCGTCAAATTTTCATTGGCATCGCGGGACATGGATTCTGTGCTCCTTGGCGCTCAGGCAGCGGGGCGCTCAGGCAATGGACGCAAAGCGAGTGCCCCGGCGGTCGTCGCGGCCAGCTCTCTTCGTAACAGATCAGCGGAGGCGGCAGGAATTTCAATGCCCGTCGCGCTGATTTGCACCCGCTTCAGTGGTCGGACGGCAGCCGCCCGGCGAAATCGCGCGCGAACTGCCAGGCGGTTCGGCCGCTGCGCGAGCCACGGGTTAGTGCCCACTGCAGGGCTTTGCGGTTGATGACCTCAAGGTTGGCCGGCGCGGCAACCGATTGGGCATCATTGAGGCGTTCGAGCCAGTGATGCACCACGCGCAGATACTGCTCCTGACTGAAAGGATAAAAGGACAGCCAGAGACCAAAGCGATCCGACAGGGAGATTTTCTCCTCGGTGCTTTCGCCGAGATGGATCTCGCCGTCGATCAGGTGCGCCTGCTGGTTCTCCTGCTGAAACTCGGGCAGCAAATGACGGCGGTTGGAGGTGGCATAGATCAGCAGGTTGTCCGGCGGCGCGCTGATGGAGCCATCGAGTACGGCCTTGAGCGTTTTGTAGCTGGACTCGGATGCCTCGAAGGACAAGTCGTCGCAGTAGACGATAAAGCGCTCCTCGCGCCCGTCGATGGCCTCGAGCAGATAGGGCAGGTCGATCAGGTCCGCCTTGTCGACTTCGATCAGCCGCAGGCCCTGGTCGGCATAGGTGGTAAAAATGGCTTTGATCAGCGAGGACTTGCCGGTGCCGCGCGAGCCCCACAACAGCACATTGTTTGCCGTGCGGCCGCCCAGAAACTGCCGGGTATTGCGCTCAATGACTGCGCGTTGATGCTCGATGCAAAGCAGGTCATCCAGCGCCAAGCGGTGCGGGCGGCGCACGGCCTCGAGCCGACCGTCCCGCCCGCCGCCGCGCCAGCGGAAGCTCTGGGCATCAAAGTCCGGCGTTTCCGGTGGCGCCGGTAACAGGGCCTCCACCCGCTTCATCAATCGGGTCGCGCGCTTGAGGAATTTCTTCTTCTCGCTCATTGGAAAGGGTCTAGGTGTCAGGCATGCAGCGGCCGATATTTGATCCGGTGCGGCTGATCGGCCTCGTCGCCCAGGCGGCGATGGCGGTCGGCCTCGTAGTCGGCGTAGTTGCCCTCGAACCAGGTCACTTGCGAGTCGCCCTCGAACGCCAGGATGTGGGTGGCGATGCGGTCCAGGAACCAGCGATCATGGCTGATAACCACCGCGCAGCCGGGGAAGGTCAGCAGGGCTTCCTCGAGCGCGCGCAGGGTCTCGACATCCAGATCGTTGGTCGGCTCATCGAGCAGCAGCAGGTTGCCGCCGCTTTTCAGTAGCTTGGCCAGATGCACCCGGTTGCGTTCGCCGCCCGAGAGATCGCCGATGCGCTTTTGCTGATCCGAACCTTTGAAATTGAAACGGCTTACATAGGCACGCGAGGGCATCTCAAAGCGTCCGACGACGATATTGTCTAATCCGTCGGAAATATCCTCCCACACCGTCTTGCTGTCATCGAGCGCGTCGCGGCTCTGATCGACGTAAGCGATCTCCACCGTCTCGCCGACGCGGAGTTCACCTGAGTCGGCCTGCTCCTTGCCGGTGAGGATGCGAAACAGCGTGGTCTTGCCAGCACCGTTCGGGCCAATCACGCCAACAATGCCGCCCTTGGGCAGATTGAATGACAGATTCTCATACAGCAGCCGCTCGCCATAGGCTTTGCCCAGCCCATTCGCCTCAATGACCAGATCACCTAAGCGCGGGCCTGGCGGGATGTAAATCTCATTGGTCTCGTTGCGGGTCTGGAATTCCTGCGATTGCAGCTCATCGAAGCGCGCGAGACGCGCTTTGCTCTTGGCCTGACGGCCCTTGGGATTGGTGCGCACCCATTCCAGTTCCTGTTTCATCGCCTTAATGCGCGAAGCCTCCTGCTTCTGTTCGAGCTCCAGGCGATTCTCCTTCTGTTCGAGCCAGGAGGAATAGTTGCCCTCCCAGGGGATGCCGTGGCCACGGTCGAGT includes the following:
- a CDS encoding LON peptidase substrate-binding domain-containing protein codes for the protein MKHSPFVPDFEQLPKIVPIFPLPGAVVLPGVQLPLNIFEPRYLNMVRQALADQHIIGMVQPAASDAETSDAIHRIGCAGRITSYSETHDGRIVLVLTGFCRFRVLEEVESLAGCRRVLVSWEEFAGDYNSDQPKLFDRELFIGSLRSFCTRRQVEIPWDDIASMADDDMVNLLCAHLPLDVGDKQALIETVALQERATLMRGLMDMSALSSSDGTVQRH
- a CDS encoding YqaA family protein, coding for MDVYLGLFAVSFVAATLLPAYSEVVFAGLQAAGHDPWALWAWATAGNTLGAALNWVIGRWLLRFQDRQWFPFKGAGLKTAQRWFQRWGVWSLLLAWAPVGGDALTFVAGLMRVRFPVFLLLTATGKGLRYAVLLGLVGIGRQLWSSS
- a CDS encoding gamma-glutamyl-gamma-aminobutyrate hydrolase family protein — protein: MAEHEPRPLIGITGPRHGALMPRGLVALGIWLAGGHPRQLYPGDAPEKLERLAGLVVTGGHDVDPVLYAAAPEVTPKIDTERDRFEAAAIDRMLERRRPLLGICRGAQLLNVRRGGSLFQELRSRRKHTSNRWTIFPLKTLLLERDSALHARIGCDRCRINSLHNQGIDRLGEGLRIAGRDLDGIVQAVEDPTARYVLGVQWHPEFLLYLSRQRRLFQGLIAAAHDPS
- a CDS encoding amidoligase family protein; translated protein: MSRDANENLTTPRLAMPPQTHTTDGQPRLVGVEIELGGLTLEQTAILLIDHLGGELSASGDYEATIRGDSAGDWRVELDFELLKELGRRERGREAAEAPLESLVKDGVEQMLKLVAEPVVPVEIVSPPLPFERLKDFQALIVRLREAGAQGTGENPIYAFGLHLNPQPPALDTRTLLATFKAFLCLADWLRKRAKIDITRRLTLFAEPFAKDYVRQVIAPDYWPDQAAFIEDYLSANPTRNRELDMLPLFAHLDDDRVRERVSDTRVQARPTFHYRLPNCEIDQPDWSLHHAWNDWVEVERLAAEPKRLDAICRAYHDRLEQPLGGLLNPGQDDWAQVAEQWLSTNRAL
- a CDS encoding ATP-binding protein — translated: MSEKKKFLKRATRLMKRVEALLPAPPETPDFDAQSFRWRGGGRDGRLEAVRRPHRLALDDLLCIEHQRAVIERNTRQFLGGRTANNVLLWGSRGTGKSSLIKAIFTTYADQGLRLIEVDKADLIDLPYLLEAIDGREERFIVYCDDLSFEASESSYKTLKAVLDGSISAPPDNLLIYATSNRRHLLPEFQQENQQAHLIDGEIHLGESTEEKISLSDRFGLWLSFYPFSQEQYLRVVHHWLERLNDAQSVAAPANLEVINRKALQWALTRGSRSGRTAWQFARDFAGRLPSDH
- the ettA gene encoding energy-dependent translational throttle protein EttA, coding for MAQYIYTMNRVGKVVPPKRVILRDISLSFFPGAKIGVLGLNGSGKSSLLRIMAGIDTEIEGEARPQPGIKVGFLSQEPQLDTAKDVRGNVEEAVAPIKQALERLDAVYAAYAEEDADFDALAKEQAELEDLIQATDGHNLDRTLEVAADALRLPPWEADVAKLSGGERRRVALCQLLLSKPDMLLLDEPTNHLDAESVAWLERFLHDYPGTVVAVTHDRYFLDNVAGWILELDRGHGIPWEGNYSSWLEQKENRLELEQKQEASRIKAMKQELEWVRTNPKGRQAKSKARLARFDELQSQEFQTRNETNEIYIPPGPRLGDLVIEANGLGKAYGERLLYENLSFNLPKGGIVGVIGPNGAGKTTLFRILTGKEQADSGELRVGETVEIAYVDQSRDALDDSKTVWEDISDGLDNIVVGRFEMPSRAYVSRFNFKGSDQQKRIGDLSGGERNRVHLAKLLKSGGNLLLLDEPTNDLDVETLRALEEALLTFPGCAVVISHDRWFLDRIATHILAFEGDSQVTWFEGNYADYEADRHRRLGDEADQPHRIKYRPLHA